From Sceloporus undulatus isolate JIND9_A2432 ecotype Alabama chromosome 6, SceUnd_v1.1, whole genome shotgun sequence, one genomic window encodes:
- the LOC121934264 gene encoding apoptosis regulator BAX-like isoform X2, with amino-acid sequence METWVETTGEYLAMKLTGCPWASHTFSASEDGKAMSDSIFNPSNRKRLLIGFIKTLWQEYKASELTHREDLPVEEDVPDDVQVTSLQDCMLRILQDLRSNAEIPSMVESISGEDPLKALADVSESMFANGINWGRIVVFFYFSYKVIAQSSLLDTVVDWAMNFLKGYLADWIQKKGGWISMLSYSPSSE; translated from the exons ATGGAGACTTGGGTGGAGACAACTGGGGAATAtctggccatgaaactcactgggtgtccttgggcaagtcacactttctcagcctcagaggatggcaaag CAATGTCCGACAGCATCTTCAATCCTTCGAATCGGAAACGGCTCCTTATTGG ATTCATTAAGACCCTTTGGCAGGAATACAAAGCCTCAGAGTTAACACACAGGGAAGACTTGCCAGTGGAAGAGGATGTCCCAGATGATGTCCAAGTCACTTCACTGCAAGATTGCATGCTACGCATATTGCAGGATCTCCGTAGTAATGCAGAGATCCCCAG CATGGTAGAAAGCATCAGTGGTGAAGACCCTCTGAAAGCCTTGGCTGATGTGTCTGAGTCGATGTTTGCTAATGGGATCAACTGGGGTCGGATTGTTGTCTTTTTCTACTTTTCCTACAAAGTTATCGCCCAG TCCAGTTTGTTGGATACTGTGGTGGACTGGGCCATGAACTTCTTAAAGGGATATCTGGCTGACTGGATCCAGAAGAAGGGGGGCTGG ATTTCTATGCTAAGTTACTCTCCATCTTCAGAATAG
- the LOC121934264 gene encoding uncharacterized protein LOC121934264 isoform X3 translates to MEVCSFKEQPGMPLDSHAKPTLANWDFLCPKWMPFCFSFRGLFPDTLKKVGLGEVHSPRGKEGRHRKPCPPEPTAFPGALFLAFSGEVAFWMASGGQEPWQTAPSDGGSAMSDSIFNPSNRKRLLIGFIKTLWQEYKASELTHREDLPVEEDVPDDVQVTSLQDCMLRILQDLRSNAEIPSPVCWILWWTGP, encoded by the exons ATGGAAGTCTGCAGCTTTAAAGAGCAGCCTGGCATGCCTTTGGATTCCCATGCCAAGCCCACTCTCGCCAACTGGGACTTTCTTTGCCCAAAGTGGATGCCTTTCTGTTTTAGTTTCAGGGGCCTTTTTCCAGACACCCTTAAAAAGGTGGGGCTGGGAGAGGTTCATAGCCCCAGAGGGAAGGAAGGTCGACATCGAAAGCCTTGCCCACCGGAACCCACTGCTTTCCCTGGGGCACTGTTTTTGGCTTTCTCAGGCGAGGTGGCATTTTGGATGGCTTCAGGGGGGCAAGAACCCTGGCAAACTGCCCCATCTGATGGAGGATCAG CAATGTCCGACAGCATCTTCAATCCTTCGAATCGGAAACGGCTCCTTATTGG ATTCATTAAGACCCTTTGGCAGGAATACAAAGCCTCAGAGTTAACACACAGGGAAGACTTGCCAGTGGAAGAGGATGTCCCAGATGATGTCCAAGTCACTTCACTGCAAGATTGCATGCTACGCATATTGCAGGATCTCCGTAGTAATGCAGAGATCCCCAG TCCAGTTTGTTGGATACTGTGGTGGACTGGGCCATGA
- the LOC121934264 gene encoding apoptosis regulator BAX-like isoform X1, whose product MPFCFSFRGLFPDTLKKVGLGEVHSPRGKEGRHRKPCPPEPTAFPGALFLAFSGEVAFWMASGGQEPWQTAPSDGGSAMSDSIFNPSNRKRLLIGFIKTLWQEYKASELTHREDLPVEEDVPDDVQVTSLQDCMLRILQDLRSNAEIPSMVESISGEDPLKALADVSESMFANGINWGRIVVFFYFSYKVIAQSSLLDTVVDWAMNFLKGYLADWIQKKGGWISMLSYSPSSE is encoded by the exons ATGCCTTTCTGTTTTAGTTTCAGGGGCCTTTTTCCAGACACCCTTAAAAAGGTGGGGCTGGGAGAGGTTCATAGCCCCAGAGGGAAGGAAGGTCGACATCGAAAGCCTTGCCCACCGGAACCCACTGCTTTCCCTGGGGCACTGTTTTTGGCTTTCTCAGGCGAGGTGGCATTTTGGATGGCTTCAGGGGGGCAAGAACCCTGGCAAACTGCCCCATCTGATGGAGGATCAG CAATGTCCGACAGCATCTTCAATCCTTCGAATCGGAAACGGCTCCTTATTGG ATTCATTAAGACCCTTTGGCAGGAATACAAAGCCTCAGAGTTAACACACAGGGAAGACTTGCCAGTGGAAGAGGATGTCCCAGATGATGTCCAAGTCACTTCACTGCAAGATTGCATGCTACGCATATTGCAGGATCTCCGTAGTAATGCAGAGATCCCCAG CATGGTAGAAAGCATCAGTGGTGAAGACCCTCTGAAAGCCTTGGCTGATGTGTCTGAGTCGATGTTTGCTAATGGGATCAACTGGGGTCGGATTGTTGTCTTTTTCTACTTTTCCTACAAAGTTATCGCCCAG TCCAGTTTGTTGGATACTGTGGTGGACTGGGCCATGAACTTCTTAAAGGGATATCTGGCTGACTGGATCCAGAAGAAGGGGGGCTGG ATTTCTATGCTAAGTTACTCTCCATCTTCAGAATAG